TGGCGCAAGGCGTCGTAGTGGTAGTTGACGGTGCCGCGGTGGCTGTCGCTGTGTTGCTGCAGCTGCTGGTGCAGGCCGTAGCGGTACTGGCGCTGGCGCGGCTGGTCGTGCTGCGTCCACTGCTGGCCGATCAGCCGGTCGCGGTGGTCAAAGGTCTGGCTGAGTAACGGCAGTTCACGGCCCGGCAGGGTGCGCTGGGTTTCGCTGCCAAACGCGTTGAGGGTGCGTTGCAGCAGGGGGCAGTGCTGGTGGCTCAGGCCGGTCAGGCGGTGATGGTCGTCGTAGTGGCGCTGTACGGTGGTGCCATCGGGCAGGTGCAGCTCCGCCAGTCGGCCCTGCTCGTCGTAGTCGTAGCGCAGCTGCCATTCGTGCAGGTCGCCGCGGGGGTCTTTGTACCAGCCCTGACCGGCGGCCAGACGGTTATCCGGGCGCCACTGCCATACCAGCCGGGCCTGTTCGTTATGGGCGGCGGTCAGGCGCTGACGCACATCGTGCTGGTAGTGGTCTGACTGGCAGGGGCTGGCATCATGGCGACGGGCATAGCTGTGGCGCTCGGTCATCATGCCCTGAGCATCATAGGCTAAGGCGATGCGCGGGCCGGGCTGCTCCGGGCTGCCTTCCTCAATGGCCTGTAACTGGCCACCGGGGGTCCAGTGGTAGTGGCGCTGGCGTTCATCAAAGTGCTGGCTGGATTGCAGCCGCTGGCCGGCGGTGTAGCGCAACCGGAAAAACGCCTGATCACTGCGCAGCAGCCCGGTGAGCTGGCGTTCGGCGTTGTAGCTGAGCACCACGCTGCTGCCATCGGCCTGGGTGAGGGCCGTGGGCTGGCTCAGTCCGGCATAGGCCAGGTGTTCGGTGTGGCCATCGGGCAGGGTCAGCCGGGTCAGTCTCCCCGCCGTATCGTACTGATAGTGGGTTTCTTCCCGCTGGTCTTCACGGCCTGGTAAAAAGCGGCCCTGACGGATGATCTGGCCGCGCTCGTTGTACAGCCAGCTGATCACTTCGCGGGTCGGGCTGAGCAGGGCGGTGAGCTGGCCGGTGGCGCTGTAGCTGTATCGCCACCGCTGTTCACCGTGCCGGGCCACCAGTGGCATACCGGGGGCATTGGTAAAGGCCGCCGGACGGTGGGTGGAGACGCTGCTGTCCACCTTATCAGCCCGGTAGCTCAGGTGCAGGGCGGGCTGGCCGGGGCCTGTCACCTGACTGATCTGTCCCTCGCGATAGTGGTAGTGGCTGGCCAGCGGCTGATCAGGGTGATGAACATCATCAAAGCTCACGCCCTGCTGTTCGCGCACCAACGCGCCACGGGCATCGAATTCGCGCACAAAGCGAAAGCCCAGTGGGTCTGCCGTGGCGATGCGCTGCCCCAGGTCGTTATACACATGGTGCAGGTGCAGGTCGCCGTGGTGCTCTTCGCTGAGGCGGCCGTGAGGGTCGTAGACGTAGCGATGGTAGTGGCCGTCGGCATCAATATGCAGGGTCAGGCGCTGGTGCGGGTCATAGTGATAGCGCTCTTCACTGCCATCGGCGGCCACCTTGTGCAGCAGGCGACCGTGGCGGTTGAAGGTGTAATGCTGCGAATGGCCGTCAGGCAAGGTCACGGTGGTGTGCAGGTGCACCTGCCCAGGCTCCGGTTCCTGTTCTTCGTAGTGCATCTGATAGTGAAATGACTTGTCGTCACCGTACTGTTCAACGCAGCGGGCGAAGGGGCCGTTACCACTCCAGTGCAAATGATGGCGATAGCCGGATGGCAGGGTGCGGCAGATCAGCAGGCCGTTGTCGTAGTCGTACTGCTCCTCACGGCCATACTGATCCACCGCCCGGAGCAGCTCGCCGTGGTCGTTGTAAACATAGCGGGCCAGTACCGCCTGCTCGTATACCGGCTCGTGCTGCTCCGCCGGATCAGGCGCCACACGACACTGATGGACAGCCACCAGCCGCTGCGACGGGTCATAATCCAGCCGCAGCAGCGTATGGTCGCCACAGCGAATCCGCACCAGCCGTGACCCGTCATAATCACAGCGGTAATGACCGTGATGGGGCGTCAGCCACAGGCTCAGGCGCCAGGGGCCGCGTTGCTCGGCGCGGGTGAAGGCTTTAACGTGGCCATCCGGGAAGTGGATGACCATCTCATCATCCCCACGATGCGGCTGATAGCGCCGGTGCAGACGCAGCCCCTCGGCAAGCTGATCACTGAAAGCACCACTGCGCACAGGGGCAAAGGACACCTTGCGCCCCTGCTCATCGTGATAGAGCAAGGAGGCGGGCTGGCCGTCACGGCCCGCTCGTTCCTCTATCCGGGTATGAAAGGGCGTGCGCCAGCCGCGCCCCAGCCCCACGTCACTCTCACATAACCGTGAACGGTACAACCGTTGCCACACCAGCCCCTCCTGCCCCGGCAGACGGGCATCCACCAGTGGCAGAATCTCCTCGCCGGTGGCCAGTGATACCGGGTCACCCAGCACCTCCTGACCCTCAATGGGCAGGTCACAGGCGCTGATGTCCAGCGGCGAATCCAGCACCAGCACACCGTCTTCCATGTGCGACAGGGGCGCCTCGGTCAGGTTCATAATGGGGCCGGGCAAGGTGCCCATGCCCGCTGTACCCAGACTGCCGCCGGTCACGACTTTCGCCACCGTCCCCACCAGACTCAGGGCATTGCCGAGGTTCAGACCATGCTCCGCCACACTGGCCACCTGCTGGGCCACATCCACCATGCCGCCGAGGGAACTGATGCCATAGGTGGCGCCGGGAGCCAGATTGGCATCAAAGCCGCCGATCTTGCCGGTGCCCATAATACTGTCAGCACCGATACCGGCAGGCATGGCCACGGTTTTGGGGGTAATGGCGGCATAGCCGCGGCCATGGCCTTTGGGGGCATTGCCCGCCGACAGAATAAACAGATGCAGCTTGCCCTGATCGACCGCCTCGGCGGCGGCCTGCCCCATCTGGGCAATATTACCCGCGCGGGCCGCAGGGCTGCCGAGGTAGCTCAGCACATCGGTCAGGGCACTGCTGGCCAGATCAGGCAGGTTGCGTAAGCGGGAAGACGGCGCGCGGGACAACCCGGTAACACGGCTGGGGGGAATCGACCAGCGCCAGCACGGCACCGGAGCGGTCCTGAAAGGAGATATACAGCATAGGCAGGCATCATCCATGCGGCCAGGGCTATCCATACAACGGAATTGGAAGCGAAACAGGGTAAAGCAGGAGGCCAGTCCATTGAGAGAGAGCCGCATCCTGCTGGCGAAAAACTGACCGGCGAGTGTAGGGAAGGGTGTGTGGATGGGTCAAGGGTCAGTTAGGGGGAAACGGAGTTTATCGCGCTACGGTCACATCTTTCCCAAAGGCCTGCGGAGGCATGGCCAGTAGGCTCCGTTGCCGTGTTTTGATGTCGTGCTTTCTGTCTTCAAAGGAAGCGGTGGTTTCCCGTCTCCAAGGCGGATCCGACATTGGCGATATAGTGGCAGATATTAGGCCAGTCATGCTGGGTGGAGGGGTCATTGAATGCGCGGGCAACGCCCTCGGCAAACCCTTCCTGGCGCCCCGGCTTGAAATCATTCTCGGGGCCAGGCTGGCGGTGATAGTCATCCAACAGCCCCAGGTCTTTCTGCCATGCTTGCTGAAAGCCTTGATGGTTACTCAGATATTGCCCCGTTTCTTTTGTGCCGAGCGTCACATCAATCGCATGTCCTGTTTCATGCAATACCAGATTGCGGCATCCATGGTCTGGATTAATGGACCACTCGTTGCTGGCATTTTTTACCAGCGAAATTAATACCGTATTGGTGGTATCGACAAAGGTGGCTGGCAGCCCCGCTGTTGAACCACTGGTCCAGCCTCTGGGTGTCTTGTCACTCAGGCCATGACGCGCTGCATCAGGGACCGTTCCAATGCTGTCATGGGTAACGACGATCTGAGTTCCGTGCTTCTGCAGTTGTTTTAGTAAAGGTGGCGGCAACTTTGCGAGCTCGGCGGTGACCAGACTGAGAGCCGCTGGATCAAAGCCACTGGCCTCATTACCTTTGACCAGAGGCTCTGCCAGCTTGAAGCTTTTGAAGTAGGGTGAGTCCAGCACCTGCAGCATGGTATGCAGCGTTGTATGGTGCAGAGGGCCGTCTTCGCGCAAGCCGGGAATGCAGCGTTGCAATGTGGCGTAGGTTTGTTCGCCATGCATTGTTTTAATGCCTTGCATAAGCTCCTGATGTGTACGGGCACTTAACAGTGGATTGTTGCGGTAGGTCTGCATTTCGGCACGTAGTTGAGGGACCAGTTCACCTCGCGCCTGAAACTCTTTGGGATGATGGGCCTGCCACTTATCCAGTCTTTTCTCCAGGGCGGCGACGTTGTCATGGCTGGGCATATCTTGTGTTTTTTTGACTTCGATAAGCACCTTCTTCAAATCGCTGCTCATAAAATGCAAGCCGGGACGGTAGACCGTATTTTTAAAGCCTTCACTATTGAAGCTGAGCAGGTGCTGCATTTGTGCCTGCATCTGTCCATGATGCTGTGGACTGGCTGCAGCGGGGGGCGTGTGCTGTGTATCGTAGGCAGTCGTGTTCTGCAGCCCCAGATGATTATTAATCAGCCTGCTCATTGATCTGTCCTCAGTCGGTACTATCGCTTGAGTGTCAATCAATGGGCTGGCTGTTCCTTGTGTATGATACAGGCGTCATCTCGCTGATGAGCTTTACCGTGATGCATCTCCTACACGCGGAAGCTGCTGATGGCACTGTTCAGTTGCTGGGTCAGCTGGGTCAGCTGTTCGCTGGCTGCGGAGGTGGCTTGCCCGGCCTGTGCTGCCTGCTCACTGCCCTGACTGACCGAGCGGATGCGACCGGTCACTTCTTCTGCCACGTTGGTCTGCTCCTCGGCGGCAGTGGCAATCTGATGGTTCATGGCCATGATCTGCGATACCGCCTCGGTGATGGCCTCCAGTGTGGTGCCAACTACCTGAGATTGCTGCACAGTCTGCTCCGCCTGCTTCTGACTGTCTTCCATAAAGGTCACGGCCACTTTCACCCCTTGCTGCAGCTCGCGGATCATACCTTCAATTTCCGCGGTACTGCCCTGAGTGCGCTGTGCCAGCAGGCGCACTTCATCGGCGACCACCGCAAAACCACGGCCCTGCTCACCGGCACGGGCCGCTTCGATGGCGGCGTTCAGGGCCAGCAGGTTGGTCTGCTCGGCAATGCTCTTGATCACGTCCAGCACCTGACTGATGTTGCCGCTGGCGGTGCTGACCTTGGTGGTTAGGGTCGCCGACTCACGGATGTGTTCAGCTAGGGTCTGGATCGCATGCAGGGCATCACTCAGCTGGCGCTGACCGCTGTTGGCATTGCCATGAGCGCTGGAGGCGGCTTCGGCAGCGTGATGGGCATGTTCTGAGACCTGATGGGCAGCATCGGACACCTGGCCGATGGCTTCACTGATGGAGTGGATGTCTTCACGCTGCTGATCAATCACATGCTTGGCGTGTCTGGACGTCTCCTGCATGTACTCGGATTGCTGGGCCACTGCAGTGGAGCTGTTCATGGTGGTCTGGATCAGGTCTCGCACCCGGTCGATCATCTGGTTGAACGCATCCGACAGGCGGCCCATCTCATCCTTCTGATTGAGCTGCACGGTGACGGTCAGGTCGCCCTGAGCAACGCTGGTCACCGCTTTCAGCATACTGCCGACAGCGATCTTCACCGAGCTGTAGAAGGCCAGATACATCCCCAGCGCCAGCAGCACCACGATGCCAATACCCCCCACCACGATATTGCGACGCAGGGTTTCGGCCTGCAGGCGAGTTGCCAGCTGGCCGTGCAGCTGAGTGAACAGCGCATTGCTGTTGCTGATCAGTTGCTGCTGCAGGCCGGTAAAGTTCTGATCGAACTCATCGGCCTTCAGCTTGATGCGTGAGGCAGTGAGAATTTCGTCGGTAACCAGTTTGACCAGTGTCTGGTAGTGATCACCGGATGCCTGCAGGCCACTTTTGACATCACTGCTGCCCTGATCGAGTAGTGGCTGGCTGGCTGCCTGATAGGCCACGTAGTTGGCATTGAGCTGGAACAGGGCGACGTTGAGCAGATCCTTGTTGACGTTACCCAGATAGCGCTCGCTGGTGATTTCCAGACCGTAGGCACGCAGTGCAGACAGCGATTCGAGCAGGGCTGGCAGGCTGCGGACCAGATAACTGACACCCAGCGCGGTGAATTCATCACTGTCACGGCTGAGGCCACTTTCCCAGGTCAGGGTATTCATCACTGCCAGCTGTTTCTGCAGGGGCAGGGATTCCACCGAGAACAGCAGGTTGAGTGCATCCTTGGACTCACTGAGATCGCCCTGACGTTCGTCATGGGCCTGCATGACTTCCTGCCACAGTGCCGCTGATTTGGGGAACTGCTGCAGCGCCGCGACATCGAAGCCGGCGATCATGGTTTTGGTTTTTTCGGTTTCCTGCGCCATCAGCTCAGTTAGGCGCTTGTTGCTGAAAGAGCGTAGTGCGGTGCGCACATCACGGACGTGTGCGAGTTCTTCGTACAGAGTGAACTGCTGCTGCAACTGGCCGATACCTGCCAGCTCCTGCGAGGTGCCAGCAATTTTGAAGTTGTAGTTGTCGATTACCAGTACGGCGAGTACGGCGATCAGGGTAAAGAACAGCAAGCTGACCAGAATGAACTTTGCCGCATAGGAGATGCGGTTCATCAGGTGAATAAGCGGTCGTAGTAACACCATAAGAACCAGAAACCTTTCAGATCAAAATGCCTGGATGGGAGCGCTGGGCATCAATGCCGGGAGTCGTACCGACTCTGGCTGGCTCATCACTACAGTATTCCGTTATAGCAGTGGAATCAGCTGCGGAGCAGGGATGAATCATGCTATAGCGCCTTTACGATTGAATCTGGCAGCAAGTTTAGCCAGTTGGCAGATTGAACCTTTGCGTTGGCGCAAAGGTCGGGTCTTTCCTGACGTGTACTGCCATCCGCGCGTCAGTGTTTTCCCTGAAAGAAGGACACAGCCTGCGATGCCCGTTTACGGTCAGCTGCACTCGCAAGGAGCGAGCCGATGCATCAAAGGTGTGCTGATGAACCTTGTTCAAGCAAAACTCTTGCCAGTGCGAGTAAGGCGACTGATCGGCATCAGCGGGGGAATGTGGGAGAAAAGTGCACAAGGACGGGGAGGGCAAAGGAAAAGGTTTTCACCTGTTTTGTCCAACATGGTGCACGACAGCGGCAGAATCTGCCGCAAACACGCAGTCGAAAAATATAAATGAACGGCGCAGACAAGGGTGTTCCTTAAGGTAACAGCTTGTCACATATGTGTTTATTTCACCTTGCTGTAAAACATCAGGAGTTTGCCTCCAGCTGCAGCAGCCAGCGTTTGCATTCCACCCCGCCTGCATACCCCGTCAGGCTGCCGTCACTGCCGATAACACGATGACAGGGCACCACAATGGACCAGGGGTTGCGGCCATTGGCACTGGCAACGGCACGTATTGCCGAGGGCTGGCCCAACCGTTCAGCCAGCTCACGATAGCTCAGTGTTTCGCCGTAACCGATGTGCTGCAGTGCTGACCATACCCGCTGCTGGAAGGGCGTGCCCCTTTGTTGCAGCGGCAGATCAAACTGGCGCAGCTGACCATCCAGATAGGCCCGCAGCTGGTGGGCAGTTTCCTGTAGTAGCGGGGCATTAATGTCTTCCTGCCAGTGCGCAAATGCAGTGGGGAAGTATTTCTGCTCAAGCCGGTAAAGCCCGTGCAGTTGTTCCTGCTCAGAGCAGGCGATGTAGCCACCCAGTGCGGTGTGAATGTGCAGATACTGAATCATGCTGCCGTGCCTTTGAGAGGGGAATCGTGAGCGCCTTCTGACTGCTCTTCCCTGATGTGATGTAACGCGGGTATGACCGGCATCTTCCAGAAGCCGCTGATGACTGTGCCCTGAGCGGCGGCTGTACACAATGGGCTTCGATTTATTGATAAGTACCGCCGAAGTACCTGCAAAATGTATTTGGAAAATTTATTGCTATGACCAAATATAGATGGAATAATTTTTCCAAAAATAACTAGCCGGAGGTTAGCCATGTCCCGTTTGCTCGTGCGTTCTCAGCAGCCTGATGATCAGGGTTGTGTACTGAAAATTACTCCCGAATCGGCTGGCTGGCGCTATGTCGGTTTTGAAGTCTATAAGCTGCAGCCCGGACAGGTGCTGACTCAGGCCAGTGGTGACGAAGAAGTCTGTCTGGTGCTGATCAGTGGTATCGCCACGGTCAGAGCACAGGATCAGGTATTTGAGCATATTGGCAAGCGCATGAGCGTGTTCGAGCGCATTCCTCCCTATGCCGTCTATGTCCCTGCTCAGGCGGAATATCAGGTGACAGCCGAAACGGAAATCGAAATTGGCGTCTGCAAGGCACCCGCCAAGGGCACTATGCCAGTACGGCTGATCAAGCCTGAGAACGTTCCCGCCATGAATCGTGGTCAGGGCACCAATGAGCGCTACATCCACAATATCCTGATGGGTGAGAACCCCGCCGAGAGCCTGCTGATTACCGAGGTGTATACCCCGAATGGTCACTGGTCCAGCTATCCTCCCCACAAGCACGACAGCGATAATCTGCCACAGGAATCCTATCTGGAAGAGACCTACTACCATAAGGTCAATCCGCCGCAGGGCTTCGCCTTCCAGCGTGTTTACACGGATGATCGCAGCATTGATGAGACGCTGTCGGTACATAACAACGAAGTGGTGCTGGTGCCCGGTGGCTACCACCCGGTCGGCGCCCCTCATGGTTATGACCTGTATTACCTCAACGTGATGGCAGGCCCCAGCCGTGACTGGAAATTTCACAACGACCCGGATCACGAGTGGATTCTGCAGCCTAAGTAAATCCTCGCTGGTGAATACCTGTTCTGACAGCCCTGCCCGCGAGCAGGGCTGTTTGTTATAGAAATAAAGAAGCCAGCATCACTGCTGGCTTCTTTGTTTTTACGGGCTATAGACCTGCGTTTTTAAGGGGCATAGACCTGCTCAGGTGGTCAGATGACCCGCGTTGTGCAGGTCACGCTCACCAGCGGGTGGCGGCGACCACTGGTATAGCCAGGTTTCCGACAGGGCCTGATCGCCATTCTTGAGGAACAGGCGAATGGTGATCGGATCTTCGCTGTCATCGGGCGGGACCACATCAAACATGGCACGGAACCCTTTGATTTGCGGCAGCTGACGTACTGAGAGACGCTCCAGACGGCCACGGGACAGAGTGATAATGGCGTCGACCTGAGCGCCATCAGGCAGTGATGGCAGTTGGCCACCGCCAAAATCAACGCTGAAGTGCTTGCTGTAATAAGCGCGCTTCTTACCGATTTCACCGCCCAGCCCGGTATAGGTGGACACACACCAGGCGCGGTCCATTTCTGCCGGTAGTTGTGTCCCCCAGCTCATGCGATAGCTGAAGTGCACCGGAACCCCGGCTTTCGCGGGCTGGTCCGGGTTCCAGTAGGCCACCACGTTATCGAAAGTTTCGTCATCGGTGGGGATTTCCACCAGCTGCACGGAACCGGTACCCCAGTCGCTGGTTGGTTCGATCCACAGGTTGGGGCGCAGTTCGTAGTTGAAGTCAGGGTCCTGATAATGGTCGAAGCGGCGATCACGCTGGAGCAGACCAAAACCCTTCGGGCTGGCGTCGGTAAAGACGTTGAAAGCCAGGTGACGTGGGTTGCTCAGTGGCCGCCATACCCATTCGCCGTTGCCGCGATGCATGGCCAGACCGTCAGAGTCGTGAATTTCCGGGCGCCAGTCCCAGTCGGCACGCTTATCGTTCTCACCGATCATGTACATGCTGGTAATGGGAGCCATGCCCAGACGGCCGATGTCCTTGCGTGGGAACAGGGTGACGTCAACGTTCATCACCAGCACGTTTTCCACATCAATGTCGAACATATAGGCACCGGTGGTGCTGGCTGAGTCCAGCAGCGCGTACACCTTGATGTGCTTGCTGTTGACCTCCGGGCGCTCCAGCCAGAACTGGGTGAAATCGGGGAATTCTTCGGGCTGATCCATAGCGGTATTGATGGCCAGACCACGTGCCGACAGGCCGTACTGCATTTCGCTGCCGACCGCCCGGAAGTAACTGGCACCGAGGAAGCTGACCACATCGCGGGTCCAGTCCTTGTCCAGATAGAGGCGGAAGCCCGCAAAGCCCAGATCCTGTGGCAGCGCTTCGCCCTTGATACCACTCATGCCGTAATCAAACAGTGCCGGATCATAAGCCAGCTGCTGTGCCTTGCCATTAACCACTTCAAAGATCATGACCGGTTTGCGAAACAACGGGGACAGATGGAAAAACTCGGTACGCAAACGGGTGCCTGCGTTGTTCCAGAGTGCCCGGTTGCGGCGAAAGTGGATGGAGG
This Pokkaliibacter sp. MBI-7 DNA region includes the following protein-coding sequences:
- a CDS encoding polymorphic toxin type 15 domain-containing protein, whose product is MPCWRWSIPPSRVTGLSRAPSSRLRNLPDLASSALTDVLSYLGSPAARAGNIAQMGQAAAEAVDQGKLHLFILSAGNAPKGHGRGYAAITPKTVAMPAGIGADSIMGTGKIGGFDANLAPGATYGISSLGGMVDVAQQVASVAEHGLNLGNALSLVGTVAKVVTGGSLGTAGMGTLPGPIMNLTEAPLSHMEDGVLVLDSPLDISACDLPIEGQEVLGDPVSLATGEEILPLVDARLPGQEGLVWQRLYRSRLCESDVGLGRGWRTPFHTRIEERAGRDGQPASLLYHDEQGRKVSFAPVRSGAFSDQLAEGLRLHRRYQPHRGDDEMVIHFPDGHVKAFTRAEQRGPWRLSLWLTPHHGHYRCDYDGSRLVRIRCGDHTLLRLDYDPSQRLVAVHQCRVAPDPAEQHEPVYEQAVLARYVYNDHGELLRAVDQYGREEQYDYDNGLLICRTLPSGYRHHLHWSGNGPFARCVEQYGDDKSFHYQMHYEEQEPEPGQVHLHTTVTLPDGHSQHYTFNRHGRLLHKVAADGSEERYHYDPHQRLTLHIDADGHYHRYVYDPHGRLSEEHHGDLHLHHVYNDLGQRIATADPLGFRFVREFDARGALVREQQGVSFDDVHHPDQPLASHYHYREGQISQVTGPGQPALHLSYRADKVDSSVSTHRPAAFTNAPGMPLVARHGEQRWRYSYSATGQLTALLSPTREVISWLYNERGQIIRQGRFLPGREDQREETHYQYDTAGRLTRLTLPDGHTEHLAYAGLSQPTALTQADGSSVVLSYNAERQLTGLLRSDQAFFRLRYTAGQRLQSSQHFDERQRHYHWTPGGQLQAIEEGSPEQPGPRIALAYDAQGMMTERHSYARRHDASPCQSDHYQHDVRQRLTAAHNEQARLVWQWRPDNRLAAGQGWYKDPRGDLHEWQLRYDYDEQGRLAELHLPDGTTVQRHYDDHHRLTGLSHQHCPLLQRTLNAFGSETQRTLPGRELPLLSQTFDHRDRLIGQQWTQHDQPRQRQYRYGLHQQLQQHSDSHRGTVNYHYDALRQLQEVHLIDDAGHEQRHAYVFDSFGNPSHIAGQPAEATYDRLTLLGERRYHYDERGNQTEVRSRTGELLQRRVFDALNQLREVHSDSTSAWYDYDPLGRRISKTVATYRRVQEEGDGDDPGDWTRQRLSRRRTHYYWQGHHLLGEQTDGHYRWYLYEPTAQDSQRDSYRPLLLIDHGHAYHYVLDQRGAPMALLDQQGQPVWQAEPDVWGMATVSLDTVANPLRLQGQYWDEESGLHYNRYRYYDPHSGRYISQDPIGLLGGLNPYRYGPNPLSWIDPLGLCAEAIEDITGNGTEPGLLASGGSLLLDMIPGLGTLKAVGQAITGTDWVTGESVERSGELIGAAMSIIPFGRVLSKSAKALDLVEEAARKLKNAEDWLKAGDKVATRATQLMKKYKVPCFTPGKSLKDSYGNNTQKMEKEFYRQLKDQEAGINSMTVGRYLENREILNELREQYGSKKAREILTSGNKAQQAARAKLENEIEESVRTSLRKKGVSPAEMQDLVDAKVKEQMDQLAALHNPDMIAGGDDVIGRVGNANVNSSIGAQWPGKVSGIDSAALEAVETLGAEAMMNVSLERCK
- a CDS encoding methyl-accepting chemotaxis protein; the protein is MVLLRPLIHLMNRISYAAKFILVSLLFFTLIAVLAVLVIDNYNFKIAGTSQELAGIGQLQQQFTLYEELAHVRDVRTALRSFSNKRLTELMAQETEKTKTMIAGFDVAALQQFPKSAALWQEVMQAHDERQGDLSESKDALNLLFSVESLPLQKQLAVMNTLTWESGLSRDSDEFTALGVSYLVRSLPALLESLSALRAYGLEITSERYLGNVNKDLLNVALFQLNANYVAYQAASQPLLDQGSSDVKSGLQASGDHYQTLVKLVTDEILTASRIKLKADEFDQNFTGLQQQLISNSNALFTQLHGQLATRLQAETLRRNIVVGGIGIVVLLALGMYLAFYSSVKIAVGSMLKAVTSVAQGDLTVTVQLNQKDEMGRLSDAFNQMIDRVRDLIQTTMNSSTAVAQQSEYMQETSRHAKHVIDQQREDIHSISEAIGQVSDAAHQVSEHAHHAAEAASSAHGNANSGQRQLSDALHAIQTLAEHIRESATLTTKVSTASGNISQVLDVIKSIAEQTNLLALNAAIEAARAGEQGRGFAVVADEVRLLAQRTQGSTAEIEGMIRELQQGVKVAVTFMEDSQKQAEQTVQQSQVVGTTLEAITEAVSQIMAMNHQIATAAEEQTNVAEEVTGRIRSVSQGSEQAAQAGQATSAASEQLTQLTQQLNSAISSFRV
- a CDS encoding methylated-DNA--[protein]-cysteine S-methyltransferase; this translates as MIQYLHIHTALGGYIACSEQEQLHGLYRLEQKYFPTAFAHWQEDINAPLLQETAHQLRAYLDGQLRQFDLPLQQRGTPFQQRVWSALQHIGYGETLSYRELAERLGQPSAIRAVASANGRNPWSIVVPCHRVIGSDGSLTGYAGGVECKRWLLQLEANS
- the iolB gene encoding 5-deoxy-glucuronate isomerase — encoded protein: MSRLLVRSQQPDDQGCVLKITPESAGWRYVGFEVYKLQPGQVLTQASGDEEVCLVLISGIATVRAQDQVFEHIGKRMSVFERIPPYAVYVPAQAEYQVTAETEIEIGVCKAPAKGTMPVRLIKPENVPAMNRGQGTNERYIHNILMGENPAESLLITEVYTPNGHWSSYPPHKHDSDNLPQESYLEETYYHKVNPPQGFAFQRVYTDDRSIDETLSVHNNEVVLVPGGYHPVGAPHGYDLYYLNVMAGPSRDWKFHNDPDHEWILQPK
- a CDS encoding glucan biosynthesis protein D; its protein translation is MMNRRDFLKTASVASLLSLPVSSVLAAASSPAIKTFGKAKPFDLDSLKEQARILAGNPYDGTVPMLPEPLARLTQEQATSIHFRRNRALWNNAGTRLRTEFFHLSPLFRKPVMIFEVVNGKAQQLAYDPALFDYGMSGIKGEALPQDLGFAGFRLYLDKDWTRDVVSFLGASYFRAVGSEMQYGLSARGLAINTAMDQPEEFPDFTQFWLERPEVNSKHIKVYALLDSASTTGAYMFDIDVENVLVMNVDVTLFPRKDIGRLGMAPITSMYMIGENDKRADWDWRPEIHDSDGLAMHRGNGEWVWRPLSNPRHLAFNVFTDASPKGFGLLQRDRRFDHYQDPDFNYELRPNLWIEPTSDWGTGSVQLVEIPTDDETFDNVVAYWNPDQPAKAGVPVHFSYRMSWGTQLPAEMDRAWCVSTYTGLGGEIGKKRAYYSKHFSVDFGGGQLPSLPDGAQVDAIITLSRGRLERLSVRQLPQIKGFRAMFDVVPPDDSEDPITIRLFLKNGDQALSETWLYQWSPPPAGERDLHNAGHLTT